CCTCTCGCATGGTTCACGGGGAGGCTCGTCCGGAAGACGTGGATCTTATGCTCGACGTCGCAGGACAGATTGCGGGCCGGACCATCTGCGCCTTCGGTTTTGCGGTGGCGTGGCCGGTTCAGAGCTACATTGCCAAATTTGAAGACGAATTTAGAAAATATGCGGCGCACCTCAGCGATCCAAATGCTGACCGCCAAGCCATAAAGGAACTCGCGTGTAATGGCTGAGGAAAAGAAAGATAACTTGATAACGGTCAATATTGACGGGCAAGACCTGCAGGTGCCTCCGGGTACTAACATGGTGGAAGCCGTCAAAATGCTCGGCAAGGAGGTCCCGCACTACTGCTACCATCCCAAGCTCTCCATCGCGGGCAACTGCCGTATGTGTTTGGTTGAGATGGGAATGCCCGGCCGCGATCGCGCGACTGGCGAGCCGATGCTCAACGAGGACGGCACCCCGAAGATCATGTGGATGCCAGGCCCAGCCATCGCTTGCGGAACCAACGCGGCTCCTGGGATGCACATCAAGACAAGCTCGCCCAAGGCTATCGAGTCTCGCGAGGCGGTAACCGAGTTTCTTCTCGTAAACCACCCCTTGGATTGCCCGATTTGCGACCAAGCCGGCGAGTGTAAGCTCCAAGAGTTTTCCGCGTCTCACGGTCGTGGATACAGCCGCTTCGTCGAAGAAAAGAACGTAAAGCCTAAGCGTACGCGTCTCGGGCCACGGGTTACTTTGGATGACGAGCGTTGTATCCTCTGCTCCCGTTGTATCCGCTTTTCGCAAGAGATCGCCAAGGACGACGTGCTTGGTTTCACCGACCGCGGCAGCTACTCCACTTTGACCTGCTTCCCAGGCAAGGAGTTGGCCAACAACTACTCGCTCAACACGGTCGATATTTGTCCGGTCGGGGCTCTTACCAGCACCGATTTCCGTTTCAAGATGCGTGTCTGGTTCCTCAAGGAAAGCAAGAGCATCGATTTCGAAAGCAGCGTTGGTTGCAACACGGTTGTTTCCTCTCGCGAAGGCAAGGTGTACCGCGTGACGCCGCGTCGCAACGACGAGGTTAACGACACTTGGATGCCAGACTCCGGCCGCGAACTCTACAAGCAGATCGAGTCGGAAGATCGATTTTCCTATTCGTCTGTGAACGGCTCTGAGACTTCCGCTGTTGAAGCTTTGAAGGCAGCCGGCGAAATCCTGAAAGGGGAGGGCGTCGCGATTGTCGCTTCAGGCCGAAACACTGTAGAAGAGCAATTCGTGCTCAAGCAGATCGCGGATCAAGTTAA
This region of Pelagicoccus albus genomic DNA includes:
- a CDS encoding 2Fe-2S iron-sulfur cluster-binding protein, whose product is MAEEKKDNLITVNIDGQDLQVPPGTNMVEAVKMLGKEVPHYCYHPKLSIAGNCRMCLVEMGMPGRDRATGEPMLNEDGTPKIMWMPGPAIACGTNAAPGMHIKTSSPKAIESREAVTEFLLVNHPLDCPICDQAGECKLQEFSASHGRGYSRFVEEKNVKPKRTRLGPRVTLDDERCILCSRCIRFSQEIAKDDVLGFTDRGSYSTLTCFPGKELANNYSLNTVDICPVGALTSTDFRFKMRVWFLKESKSIDFESSVGCNTVVSSREGKVYRVTPRRNDEVNDTWMPDSGRELYKQIESEDRFSYSSVNGSETSAVEALKAAGEILKGEGVAIVASGRNTVEEQFVLKQIADQVNAKGVYLVARYGDDDGILISKDRNPNVRGALATGLISELPSEKLSALGAQIDSGEVKVVLATKEDLVAAGLSEEQLKKVKLVAIDTHATATTKSADVAIAGLTQFEKSGTLINQQFRIQKFHKVVPGPVGSIDDLAALSAILASLTGETCPSVVGTVWEKIAAEGSIFEGLSFKGIADTGVLLDGSAFSGLAFVEGKSLHFEPKLEEAAAE